From Limibacter armeniacum, one genomic window encodes:
- a CDS encoding ester cyclase, translated as MDKEKLQATAMEYMKIWNAGNADLLYKYADSDIIADYTHFEKSYRGIADYKSVLEMTYNFFPDLKITIENLLPDEAEQKITVEWKYDGTHKNGNLFGVESSGKKISVSGITILEIKNGLVIKEKGIVDNLSLLMQLGAI; from the coding sequence ATGGACAAGGAGAAACTGCAAGCGACTGCAATGGAATATATGAAGATATGGAATGCAGGAAATGCTGATTTACTTTATAAATATGCTGATTCAGACATCATTGCAGACTATACACATTTTGAGAAGTCATACAGGGGAATTGCAGATTACAAATCTGTGCTTGAAATGACTTATAACTTTTTTCCTGACTTGAAAATTACGATCGAGAATTTGCTTCCTGACGAAGCTGAACAAAAGATAACGGTAGAATGGAAATATGATGGAACTCACAAAAATGGAAACCTGTTTGGGGTTGAGTCTTCAGGTAAAAAAATATCAGTATCCGGAATCACGATTTTAGAAATTAAAAACGGATTGGTAATAAAGGAAAAGGGGATTGTAGATAATTTGAGCCTGTTAATGCAACTCGGAGCTATATAA
- a CDS encoding putative quinol monooxygenase, with translation MSDKKLTFEETLTWMKTTDYSGAIGVTARFRVADEYVDEFVALLKDYSPYVLEEEGCLDYSFHRDWQNPNDFWLTEKWASPTILLQHLGPNARKGTKYEGSIPLDKFAAMNIFPDPAAIYKVGL, from the coding sequence ATGTCAGATAAAAAACTCACTTTCGAAGAGACCCTTACCTGGATGAAAACTACAGATTATTCGGGAGCAATAGGCGTTACTGCCCGTTTTAGGGTTGCAGATGAATATGTAGACGAATTTGTAGCACTTCTAAAAGATTATTCTCCTTATGTGTTAGAGGAAGAAGGTTGCTTAGATTATAGTTTTCACAGAGATTGGCAAAACCCAAACGATTTTTGGCTTACCGAAAAATGGGCATCGCCGACTATTTTGCTACAGCACTTAGGACCAAATGCCCGTAAAGGTACAAAGTATGAAGGCAGTATACCTTTAGACAAATTTGCAGCGATGAATATTTTCCCAGATCCAGCTGCTATTTATAAGGTTGGTTTATAA
- a CDS encoding acetolactate decarboxylase yields MKQTKSAAAIYQYGSTLTLFGMVINGDLTSNKMLEHGNYGLGLENNIKSEFIVVNNEIYTIDAVGKVDKATPNSKASYMTMWDFKPEKTVTLKNIKSYKELDTALKAEMESENSFYTYKMKGQFSFLEMGSAIEYKNNETLIENRERRVLYTNHDVSGIMVGHFTPNHAAATCFPGMHFHFISDDLKLGGHLEDIAFDQIDVEIQKVDTLVFTLPEVEAIKVADMNSAFLPPAVP; encoded by the coding sequence ATGAAACAGACAAAGAGTGCTGCCGCTATTTATCAATATGGTTCAACTTTAACGCTGTTTGGGATGGTTATCAATGGAGATTTAACGTCTAACAAGATGTTAGAGCATGGCAACTACGGTCTAGGTCTTGAAAACAACATTAAGAGTGAATTTATAGTGGTAAACAACGAAATATACACTATCGATGCTGTTGGTAAGGTCGACAAGGCAACTCCTAACAGTAAGGCTTCTTATATGACTATGTGGGATTTTAAGCCGGAGAAAACCGTCACCTTAAAAAATATAAAATCATACAAGGAATTGGATACAGCACTCAAGGCAGAAATGGAATCTGAAAACAGTTTCTATACCTACAAGATGAAAGGACAGTTTTCTTTTTTGGAAATGGGTTCGGCTATAGAATATAAAAACAACGAAACACTTATCGAAAATAGGGAGCGTCGTGTATTATATACCAACCACGATGTCAGTGGGATAATGGTGGGGCATTTTACGCCCAATCATGCAGCAGCCACCTGTTTTCCTGGCATGCACTTTCATTTTATTTCGGACGATTTAAAATTGGGAGGGCATCTAGAAGATATTGCTTTTGACCAGATAGATGTAGAGATCCAAAAAGTAGATACGCTTGTATTTACCCTACCTGAAGTAGAAGCCATCAAAGTTGCTGATATGAATTCAGCTTTCTTACCGCCTGCAGTACCGTAG